A single genomic interval of Litoreibacter ponti harbors:
- the fabD gene encoding ACP S-malonyltransferase, with amino-acid sequence MRAFVFPGQGAQTIGMGRDLAEAYPQAKAVFDEVDEALGEDLSGLIWEGEQETLTLTQNAQPALMATSMAVMAALKSEGVGVDAASFVAGHSLGEYSALCAAGAFSIADTARLLRVRGLAMQEAVPVGVGAMAALLGLDFEAVQDVAQASAQGEVCQAANDNDPGQVVVSGHKAAVERAVELAKERGAKRAVLLPVSAPFHCALMEPAAQAMEGALADVAINTPAVPVVSNVLAEAVSEPDAIRRLLIEQITGSVRWRESVGYMAAQGVDEIWELGAGKALIGMVRRIDRAVSTRAVGSADDVKAAVEALSA; translated from the coding sequence ATGCGCGCATTCGTATTTCCGGGCCAAGGGGCACAAACCATCGGAATGGGCCGCGATCTGGCGGAGGCCTACCCGCAGGCCAAAGCGGTGTTCGACGAGGTGGACGAAGCGCTTGGAGAGGACCTGTCCGGCCTGATCTGGGAGGGCGAGCAAGAAACGCTGACGCTGACCCAAAATGCGCAGCCCGCCCTGATGGCGACGTCCATGGCCGTGATGGCGGCGCTGAAATCCGAGGGCGTGGGGGTCGACGCAGCATCTTTTGTGGCGGGTCATTCGCTGGGTGAATATTCGGCCCTGTGCGCCGCCGGGGCGTTCTCGATTGCGGACACCGCGCGTCTGCTGCGCGTTCGCGGGCTTGCGATGCAGGAGGCGGTGCCTGTGGGCGTGGGGGCCATGGCGGCGCTTTTGGGATTGGACTTCGAGGCGGTGCAAGATGTCGCGCAAGCTTCGGCCCAGGGCGAAGTATGCCAGGCGGCCAATGACAATGACCCCGGACAGGTCGTGGTCTCGGGCCACAAGGCCGCGGTCGAGCGGGCCGTCGAGCTTGCCAAGGAACGCGGTGCGAAACGCGCGGTGCTGCTGCCGGTGTCGGCCCCGTTCCACTGCGCCCTCATGGAGCCCGCCGCGCAAGCGATGGAAGGCGCGCTGGCCGATGTGGCGATCAACACACCGGCGGTGCCGGTTGTCTCGAACGTTTTGGCAGAGGCAGTTTCCGAGCCTGACGCGATCCGCCGTCTGCTGATTGAGCAGATCACAGGCTCTGTCCGCTGGCGCGAGAGCGTGGGCTACATGGCCGCGCAGGGCGTCGACGAAATCTGGGAACTGGGCGCGGGCAAGGCGCTGATCGGCATGGTCCGCCGGATCGACCGTGCCGTGTCGACCCGCGCCGTGGGCTCGGCCGATGACGTGAAAGCGGCGGTTGAGGCACTGAGTGCTTAA
- a CDS encoding alpha/beta hydrolase gives MALALVAGCGTVENMSQTLDMRVDGEVLRLDGVINSRALRQFVSVLDENPGVAVVVLGRIDGSTDDEVVAEMGYTIRDIGLATRMDASSEVYSGGVDLFLAGVDRVVAPGAVVGVHEWQTGFGSARDYPRGARQHEPTRGYIEDMLGSDAFYWFTVEAAAFDEVHVMSRDELERYGVVTR, from the coding sequence GTGGCGCTCGCCCTGGTGGCGGGCTGCGGGACGGTGGAGAACATGTCCCAGACGCTCGACATGCGCGTCGATGGCGAGGTACTGCGGCTCGACGGGGTGATCAACTCGCGCGCCTTGCGGCAATTCGTGTCCGTTCTTGATGAAAACCCGGGCGTGGCGGTGGTGGTGCTGGGCCGGATTGATGGCTCGACCGATGACGAGGTCGTGGCCGAGATGGGCTACACGATCCGCGATATAGGGCTGGCCACGCGGATGGACGCGTCGAGCGAGGTGTATTCGGGCGGGGTGGATCTGTTTCTGGCGGGCGTCGACCGGGTTGTGGCCCCGGGGGCCGTGGTGGGCGTGCATGAATGGCAAACGGGCTTCGGGTCGGCGCGGGACTACCCGCGCGGCGCACGACAGCATGAGCCGACCCGCGGATATATCGAGGATATGCTGGGCTCGGACGCGTTTTACTGGTTCACGGTCGAGGCCGCGGCCTTTGACGAGGTCCACGTGATGAGCCGGGACGAGTTGGAACGATATGGCGTGGTCACACGCTGA
- a CDS encoding cytochrome b/b6 domain-containing protein, translating to MRSNTETTYGAVAKFFHWSIALLIIAMIPLGIYANDLPYDTGEALAEKAWYFSLHKTIGVTIFFLALARIAWAIAQPKPGQLNADKPVEAGLAALAHWLLYASLVLVPLSGWIHHAATTGFAPIWWPFGQDLPLVPKDDGLAHTFKSLHIIFERVLVITLLAHIAGALKHHIIDRDLTLVRMLPGKPPFIRLPEQNHPSWPIFGAVAVFAVALSTGAALGLFKHSADTPAVPTLAAVESEWQVQDGTLGLTVQQLGSAVSGSFEDWTAAINFSEEPNAEGTHGDVEVQIAIGSLTLGSVTSQAMGPDFFAAEAHPTAVFKADLLPDGENYVAEGTLTVKGNTQPVTLPFTLQIDGDTAAMQGQTTLNRTNYNVGETYPDESSLGFDVNIEVNLTATR from the coding sequence ATGCGCAGCAACACCGAAACGACCTATGGCGCGGTCGCCAAGTTCTTTCACTGGTCCATCGCCCTGCTGATCATCGCGATGATACCGCTTGGGATCTACGCCAACGACCTGCCCTATGACACCGGGGAGGCTCTGGCCGAGAAGGCGTGGTACTTCTCGCTGCACAAAACCATCGGTGTGACGATCTTCTTTCTCGCGCTGGCCCGCATCGCATGGGCGATCGCGCAGCCCAAGCCGGGGCAACTCAATGCCGATAAGCCGGTGGAGGCCGGGCTGGCCGCCCTCGCGCACTGGCTGCTTTACGCCTCGCTGGTGCTCGTCCCGCTGTCGGGCTGGATCCACCACGCCGCGACCACCGGCTTTGCGCCGATCTGGTGGCCCTTCGGGCAGGACCTGCCGCTGGTGCCAAAGGATGACGGCCTCGCGCATACGTTCAAATCCCTACACATCATCTTCGAGCGGGTGCTGGTGATTACCCTGCTGGCCCATATCGCCGGCGCGCTGAAGCACCACATCATCGACCGCGACCTGACCCTTGTGCGGATGTTGCCGGGCAAGCCGCCCTTCATCCGCCTGCCAGAGCAAAACCACCCAAGCTGGCCGATCTTCGGCGCGGTGGCGGTGTTTGCCGTCGCGCTGTCCACCGGTGCCGCGCTTGGCCTGTTCAAGCACAGCGCAGACACCCCTGCCGTGCCGACCCTCGCCGCTGTCGAAAGCGAGTGGCAGGTGCAGGACGGCACGCTCGGCCTCACCGTCCAGCAGCTTGGCAGCGCGGTCTCTGGCAGCTTCGAGGATTGGACCGCCGCGATCAATTTCTCCGAAGAGCCGAATGCCGAAGGCACTCACGGCGATGTGGAAGTGCAGATCGCCATCGGCTCACTCACCTTGGGCTCGGTCACCTCGCAGGCCATGGGCCCCGACTTCTTCGCCGCAGAGGCGCACCCGACCGCCGTGTTCAAGGCCGACCTATTGCCCGATGGCGAGAATTACGTGGCCGAGGGGACCCTGACGGTTAAGGGCAACACCCAGCCGGTCACCCTGCCCTTCACGCTGCAGATCGACGGGGACACGGCGGCGATGCAGGGCCAAACAACCCTGAACCGCACCAATTACAATGTGGGCGAAACGTACCCCGACGAAAGCTCGCTGGGCTTCGACGTGAATATCGAGGTCAACCTGACCGCAACCCGCTAA
- the fabG gene encoding 3-oxoacyl-[acyl-carrier-protein] reductase — protein MFNLEGKNALITGASGGIGGDIARALHGAGATVGLSGTRVEPLEALAGELGDRAHVLTCNLSDFEAVDALPKQAAEAMGSVDILVNNAGITRDNLFMRMSDDEWQSVIDVNLTSTFKLCKGVLRGMMKARWGRIVNISSVVGATGNPGQANYAASKAGMVGMSKSLAYEVASRGITVNCIAPGFITTAMTDKLTDDQKSGILGQIPAGRMGEAAEIASAALYLASAEAGYTTGTTLHVNGGMAML, from the coding sequence ATGTTCAACTTAGAGGGAAAAAATGCGCTGATTACGGGCGCGTCTGGCGGGATTGGGGGCGATATTGCGCGTGCGCTGCATGGTGCGGGCGCGACCGTGGGCCTGTCAGGCACGCGGGTCGAGCCATTAGAGGCGCTTGCGGGCGAGTTGGGCGACCGCGCCCACGTGCTGACGTGCAATCTGAGCGATTTCGAAGCGGTCGACGCGCTGCCGAAGCAAGCGGCGGAGGCGATGGGCAGCGTGGATATCCTGGTCAACAACGCGGGCATCACGCGCGACAACCTGTTCATGCGCATGTCCGACGATGAGTGGCAGTCGGTGATCGACGTCAACCTGACCTCGACCTTCAAACTGTGCAAAGGCGTGCTGCGCGGCATGATGAAGGCGCGGTGGGGGCGGATCGTGAATATCTCCTCCGTGGTCGGTGCGACGGGCAACCCGGGGCAGGCGAATTACGCGGCCTCGAAGGCTGGCATGGTGGGCATGTCGAAATCGCTGGCCTACGAGGTCGCGTCGCGCGGGATCACCGTCAATTGCATCGCACCGGGCTTCATCACCACAGCGATGACGGACAAGCTGACCGACGACCAGAAATCCGGCATCTTAGGGCAAATCCCGGCTGGAAGAATGGGCGAGGCGGCCGAAATCGCGTCCGCCGCGCTCTATCTGGCGAGTGCGGAGGCGGGCTACACCACCGGCACGACGCTGCATGTGAATGGCGGAATGGCGATGCTGTGA
- a CDS encoding acyl carrier protein, with protein sequence MSDIADRVRKIVVEHLGVEEDKVVESASFIDDLGADSLDTVELVMAFEEEFGIEIPDDAAETIQTFGDAVKFISEAS encoded by the coding sequence ATGAGCGACATTGCAGACCGCGTGAGAAAGATCGTTGTCGAGCACCTGGGTGTGGAAGAAGACAAGGTCGTCGAGAGCGCATCTTTCATCGATGATCTGGGCGCAGACAGCCTGGACACCGTTGAGCTGGTTATGGCGTTCGAAGAAGAGTTCGGCATCGAGATCCCCGACGACGCCGCCGAGACGATCCAGACGTTTGGCGACGCGGTGAAGTTTATCTCTGAAGCGTCCTAA